The following DNA comes from Brassica oleracea var. oleracea cultivar TO1000 chromosome C5, BOL, whole genome shotgun sequence.
TATTGAAGTCTAAAAGTACATTTTTATCATAGGGTTAACTAATCTAGACTTCGGGTTTAAAATTAAGGGGTGGAGTTTTGGGGATATAGTTTCAAATTAAAAAAAAAAAATATTAAAATTTTCAAAATAAAAAATATTATTTTGGTCATTTTCTTTCTTGAGGGCTATTTTTGTGACAAAAACTTAAAAAGTGTCATTTGAGATAATTGCCCGAATAAATATATATATAAAAGAAACAGTTTTCATGTCAAAATCATATGCATTTCATATATATATAGTATAATAATTAATGAAAATTTTTATATGATAACATTAAAAACAAATTATCATGAATATATCCCACAAAGTACAAAATGACCAAAACATTTCATTAAACAGGTAAGTAAAAACTTATACTACTAGGAACAAGTAATCTACGCTTAAGGTTATATTTCAGATTTGAGGGATGAGATTCTCGGGGTAAATTTTAGGATTTTTAAAAATAAATAAATTAGTATTTACAATTTAAAATAAATATCTTACAAATAGTTTCAAAATGAATTTTCGGATTTAAAAAAAAATCAGAAAAAAATCAAGAAAAATATTTTTAAAATATTTATTTATATTTATATATTTATAAAGTAATGGTAAAAACATCTTTTACCTCTTTAATAAAATACTTTCGGTCATTTTTTCTTGTATGCTCTTTCGGTGAAAAAAACTCATTTTAGTGCGGCTCATGTACTGCTACTATATATACTTTCAAAATGATATGTACTCGGTAGAACAAATGTTATATCAATTTAGAAGAGTACAATTGAGCATAAGAACAAAACTAACGGATCAAAAGACTATGGAAAGACACGTGTTTTTATTTTAGAATGTTAAGAAGTTCAAATACTTGCATCATGCATATGTGAAGAGATGTCACACTTATGTGAATTAAAGGCAAAGTCGGAAAAAAAAATTAATAGCCTATGAAACATGAGTGGTAGTTACATAAAGCAAGAAGAAAAGATTAAAAAAACGTCTTGATGATGCAGCTTCCAACGATTTGATGACACATGGGAGAGATAGAAGTGATTGTGATGTAGCCCCGTTGATGTAACAGCCAACGATTTAGTGGACATTTCTTGTTTATTGTGGTTCATTGATGCAACATCCTATGACCATAATTAACGAGGGTTCTTAGGAATGAAATTCTTAGTGTAATTTAAGAACCGGTTAAGAACCGGTTTTTAACTTTTTTCTTTGTTAAAGTTAAGAGCTGGTTCTTAAATTACGTTAAGAACCCCACCGTTAAAAACTCCCATTAATCATGTTCTAAGACCTCAAAGCCTCTAACACCTACCGACTACCGACTCAAGATGATGGAGTTTTACCAAACTAGTTGAAACAACAATAGCATGAGTATTGATAAGAGTTCGTTGATGATGCTTCTATTGACAGAAAATGATGGCTCGGTTACTTAGACTATGATTAACCCCAGTCTCTTAACTGGGGTTTTTAGATTCGGCTAAGAGACGGTTCTTATCTTTTCTTAGATTTTAACTAAGAAAAACTAAAAACCGTCTCTTAAATAAGAGATATAAGAGCATCTTTATCGCACAACCCCACATTAGGAGTTCTTATTTTTTTGTCTGAAAAAGAAAATAAATTAAAATTAAATGGCTAACCAACCGCGGACCGCCACGTGTCAGTGGGCCCGCGAACAGTGCAAGAATCGAAGAAACAACGTTCCTTATTTTGCACACGGAAGAGCCGAGTCTTATGTTTTTTTGGGGGCCCAGGCCATAAATTATTTTAAGAACCCCACTTTTTATCAGCGATAAAGATGCTCTAAGAACCGTCGTTTAGCCGAAAAGTGAAAAAAAAATGTCAAATCATGAGTTAAAAACCCTGGCTAATAGACCGGGGTTAATCATGCCCTTATAGATAGATAGTCATGGACCCTTGTTTCAAAAAGATGAGGAACAAAAAACAAAACAAGGCTTACTGCCTATTGTGGAGCCGGTCTTGGTAGCAAGCTGATCAAACACTGGCTTTGAGCCGATAAATATAAAATTTCGTTAGGGGGCCAATTTACTAATAAACTAGTTGATTGTAACTTGCAACTGATGCTTCATCTGGTGTTGGCTTAGAACCTAATACGGACTCAAACCCTCTCTATGCTATTCCTCCTACATCAATTAGAGATACAAGTCAGTACTAACTTTCGAGTTGGTTGCTAGCTCAAAAAAATGTCTCTGTGTTAGCTGTGTGGACTTGGGTTTGACTTCGATATTGATGATGTCACTGGTTTGTCTTAAATTACTGAAGATTTAGTCCTGTAGCTACTGTTGTTGTTGTGGTGTAGAGAAGAGGTTTTCATATGATTGCACTGGTATGGTTTTAGAAAGTTTATTTACTATATTTGTTGCATTAATGATATTACGTGTATATGCACACCAATTAGCCTAATGTGCACACTACCACAATCGAATGGTATGTCGATGTAGCACTTTAGGATCGAATCCACAGAAACCAACGATTACAATTTATTTCTATAGGATCAATATCAAGCTAAAATAATATGGGGGTTTTAAGAATTGTGTATCGTGACAAGCAAGTAACAAGATTAATTAAAGATTTCAGATGATTAAAATGCTAGCCCAGGGTAGTTTGATCGGGTGTTAAACAAGTGTGAGCCAAACAATTATTCAAGTTCAATTTAACACTAGTCTAGAACTTGGATCACTTAAGATAGATCAGTCCACTGTCGTGGTGCTTCACCTTTCAACGATCAGCCTCAATACCTAAGCTCTCGCTTGGATCAAGGCGTGATGATAAACATTAAGATCAAGTCCGATAGGTTCACAGAACACCCTAATATCTACTTTCGCTGATTAGGGATGCTATGCTCATTCATAACAGATCTAGCAACCTATTACACGGTTAATGAACATGTTAAACCTAGGATCTAACATTAAGCGGCCAGTTTAATGAAAGCATTAAGAACAGTTATGAATGAAGACAATCAATGGATTCACTTATCTATGTTTAACTCACGGATCTAACACCCTAACACCCTAGACTAAGCAAGTTGACTANNNNNNNNNNNNNNNNNNNNNNNNNNNNNNNNNNNNNNNNNNNNNNNNNNNNNNNNNNNNNNNNNNNNNNNNNNNNNNNNNNNNNNNNNNNNNNNNNNNNNNNNNNNNNNNNNNNNNNNNNNNNNNNNNNNNNNNNNNNNNNNNNNNNNNNNNNNNNNNNNNNNNNNNNNNNNNNNNNNNNNNNNNNNNNNNNNNNNNNNNNNNNNNNNNNNNNNNNNNNNNNNNNNNNNNNNNNNNNNNNNNNNNNNNNNNNNNNNNNNNNNNNNNNNNNNNNNNNNNNNNNNNNNNNNAGAGATCCTTCTCCCTTTACAAAGTAGCAAAATCACAATAATCCAAAAGCTCTAGAGTTCTCTCTCTGTAAAAAGTAGCGTAGAATGTCTAGAATAATAAGAAAAGATATATATGCAGGTCTATGGCGGCCTGGGAGTAAAAGGGGGAAGCCCTAGGTAAAATCCCTAAATATTTAGAAACTTCCTTAAAAATCTCTGCCGCTGGAACATGCACTCAGGTTTCTCCGCTCGACTGTTCTGCGTGAAAATCACCAAATTGCATTGTTTTCTGCCTCTTTTGATATATGGTGCGACTGTTCTGATGATGGAACAGGCGACTGATTGTTCTGCTTTCCACTTTCCTCTACATACTATTCAACACTTGGTACCAACTTCTTGCTCGACCTTCCCAGTGGCTCCATGTTTCTTTTCTTTCTTCCCCTTCTCCATCACCTTATTTTCGTTTTTTTTTGAAGGTTGATATGGTGATGTGACGAAGAAGGAGGTAATACATGATAGTTTTGAGTGCCACTGGTGGTTCTGATTTCGCAACCATTCTGGTTCTCCACCCCTGCTCTTGCGCGGTTCATTGGTTATGGAGCCGTTGCTCCCTTAATATGCTTGTTCTCCTTTCTGACTGAATTTATGTAGTAGTAACGAGTAAGAGGCTGCTTTGATCCTTTCCTCTCCGACCTTTTTGCACATATCTGCACATATGACACTGAAAAGCAAATGCATGAAGGTGGAATAAAGGCTAAGGTGCAGGGTGGGAACTAGCTAAAGATGAACTAGCCACTGAGGATCAGCAAGATGGATAAAAAGAATAAGAAGTCATGAGTGTATTCTCGTTTCCCTGATCTAATGAAGAATTGCAGTTAAGATTAGGTTCAAGTTAAATGAAGCTACGTCTTTCTAGTGTAACCTCGACAAGCCGAAATCTTCTGGAGAACCAAATTAGAAAATGACAGGTCCACATGTGTGTCTTTCGCCACTGCTAAGGTCACTGAATAAGATAACTAAAAAACGAGGTGGTCAGTGATGATCAACACAGAATAAAGTCCTAATTCCCACAAAGTTTTGACTGACTCGATCATAAAAACTGACTCAAACTGACTCAAAAGAAAAACAAAAGAACGAAACAAGTTAGTAAATGACGAAAACCCTCCCCATACTTACTTCACACAGTCTCTGGTGTGAAAATAAATCAGAAAGAAGGTGAAAACAAGAATAAACATTTTTTTTGGTTGAGATACTTACTTGAGTGGAGCTGGCGCTCCATGAAAATTCTGGGTGTTCTATCGTCAGATGGTAGCCTGGAACAGCCGCTCTTTTCAGAGGGCAGGTTGTTTCGTTGCTGCCACCTAGAATTTTTGAAGTATCTCGGATTTTTTGCTTTTTGACCTGAGACTCAATAAACTAGATAAAAAAATAAGTAAACAAAAAACAAAACAACTTATATTTACACTTACGAGTGGGTTGCCTCCCACCAAGCGCTTGGTTTAAGTCACTAGCTTAACTTGGTGACAAGGATCAGTCGGGTTGATCATGAGGGCTTGTTCCAAACAAGCTCCACAATCAGACATGTTCAACTTCAAAACTCTGCTCAGCAACCCTTTCACAGCAGCTTCTCCTTTCTCTTTCAGCTCATGTGTGAGAGAATTACTCTGACTTTAGAGAAAGGTTTAGAGGTACCCTTGCACTTTACCTCATACTCAATGTATTTCTCATCACACAAGCGAGGTATCAAAGTCATCATAGGGTCACCCTTGATCCTTTTCTTCTGGACTTTTTCTTTCACCCTTGCATTCCCACTGAGTTTCTTGGTATCAGTGTGAGGATCTCCATCCATGACTTCTTTGATCTCACCTAGGCCGGGGCGTTCGGGTACCCGGTTGCATTCGAGTCGGGTTTTTCGGGTTTTTGGATTTTCGGGTTTACGCTTCTAGGTCCCATACTAAAATTTTACGGGTCGGGGTTCGGATAATAACACTTCGGGTTCGGTTCAAATTTGTATTGCATCATAAAACCCATAAAGTAATCATATATCATACGGATTCAGGTTATATCGGTTCGGTTCGGATATAACCAAAGTAAAAAAAAAAAATTTGAAGTAAAACATAAAGAAAAACATCTAAATTAAATAAAAATTAATCTATCACATATAAAATTGATAAAATAACAATAAAATGTTAAATAAAGCATGAAAACAAACATCATTTGTAAAAAATATGTATTGTCTTATAGAGAGTAGACTTTTTATTTCAATGAGCAAATTATAAAATACTTATTGATAACTAATTGTGTACTTAAAGCATTTATTAGAATTTTAGTATTTATTATTATATATAATATTAATAATTGGAATACTTATATATATTTCAAAATATTTATATTGACTATTAATTTCGGATTTTTTGGGTTACCCGTTCGGGTTTGGTTAATAACACTTCGGGTTCGGATATTTTTTGTACCACCCTACAAGACCCGTTCGGGTATTTTTACGTTTCGGATCGGATAACGGGTCGGGTTTTTCGGTTCGGATTCGGTTCGGATTTCGGGTTACGGATTTTATGCCCATGCCTAATCTCACCCTTTTTACCAAATTCCTTCTTAGGAACAATTTCCAACTGTTCTCCACTAACCACTGAGATGCAAGAGGCGTAGCGGATTTGTGATCTGGTTGGGACAACCTTGTAGAAAACCTTCTTGTTGATGGTGGAGAAGGAGACTCTCTTATTAGGCATGTCGACGACTGCTCCTACTATAGCCATAAATGACCTTCCAAAGATTAAAGGCATCTCATGATCTCATCTCAACAACCTAAAATTTGGTATGGAGAATATAGTTCCCAACTAGGACATGAAGGTTGCGAATTGTGCCATAAGGGACTGCCATGGAAGAGTTTGCAAAAGCCAGAGTCACCAGAGAAAGCTCAACATCAACAATGCCTAACTCGTCTACAATCGCTTTTGAGACAAGGTTCACACTTGACCCAGAATCACAAAGAGTTTCCTTGAATTCCACTCCAGCAATGGAACAAGGATAAACAAACTTTCCAGGGTCATCAACCTTAGGAAGTACCTTCAGTGATGGTGTCAGTGCTTCAGTAAAGAGTGCCTTGATATCCTCCTGAGATGCTCTGCAAATTTTGAAGAACATATGCAATGGCCGAATCTCCCAAGCATGTTCAAATGAGATATTTTGAGGAAGTCTTCTCACCATCTTCCTAAACCCAGCTAGCTGTTCTGCACTAATAGGATCCATCAAATGTCTAGGTGGAATTGGATATGGAACCTTAGGAACATAGACTCGAACTGGTGGAGTCTCAGCAAGTTCGTCGGGAGCAGTCACTTTAGAGCTAGTAGAGTGCTCTATTCTCTCTTCTGCGTTTGGAACAGTCTCAACAGACAGTTGCTCCAGTTCCTTTCCCTCATATTTCTCACATCTCAGCTCTGCTGCATTACAGTGCTCAACCCTAGGATTCATCACATTCTTTCCAGGAAGCATACCTTGCTGACTCTTGACACTCTCAGTTGTTTGAGCAAGTTGAACATCAATCCTCTTTATGTGGTTTCTCACAGTATCATACTTTGTATTCAGTTAAGTGAACATGTTGTCCATCCTAGTGTTGATGTTTGTAGAAACCTGATTCAATGTCTTGCCATGAATCTGCATACCCTGCAACAGTTGTTGCATCATCATACCCAGACCCTTCAGCTTATCTGGTTGACTGTTCCCGGTAGCTGGAATAGCTTGCCGATTGCTCTACGATTGAATCTGCCCGGCCGTAGATTGCTCCATGCTGAAGACGTGCTCTTGTTTTTTTTCAGTAGCTGATCAACTTTGGCAGTCAGCTCATCTATCTTCTGGGTGTCGGAATTGTTCCCTTTCTTGTAGCAATCACTCTCCTCGTTCTTATTGGCTGAGGTGGTAGCCATGATCTCAATCAGCTCAAACGCTCCATTAGTGGTCTGAGTCATGAAGTCTCCTTTGCTGGCAGAGTTCATAGCACTCTGAAATTTCCAGTCAACTCCATCATAGAAAATTCCCAAGAGGTAGTCATCATCAAATCCATGGTGAGGACATTCTCTGCGATAGTCATTGAAGCGCTCCCATGCGTCGCAGAAAGGCTCATCAGAGCTGTCCGAAGGAGGTGATCTTGTTCCTCAGTGCAGTTGTTCTCGCCTTAGAGTAGAAATGGCTAAGGAACGCTGATCGAACCTGTTCCCATGAAGTGAGACAGCCGGTAGGGAGAGAGTTCAACCACCGTGCAGCTTTTCCATCAAGAGAGAATGGGAATAACATGCACCTGATGTAGTCTGGTGGAACACCATTCGCGCGAGTGAAACTGCAGACTTTTTCGAAGCTCTCAATATGCTCCATTGGAATTTCTGTAAAGAGACCAGAAAACACCTTTCTCTGTACTAGACCGATCAAAGCAGGCTTGATCTCGAAGTCCTGCCTGGTACAGGGTGGGGAACAATGGCAGAACGCGTAGTAGGGATGTTACGCGGAAGGTTTCTCTCCCCTGATGTTAAGAGTTTTCAAGGCTCCTAAGACAAATGATTTAGTATAAAAGATTGTTGAATCAATTCTAAGGGATTTCAAAGCACTGAGAATGCAAGTACTCACTTAATCTAAGTGCAACCGGTGATTTAAAAGATTTCTAAACTAATGATTAATGCTAATGCAGTTGCAGAATAATAAAAGCGATAAATGAAGTAACTTTCTTGACTAAGGGAAAAGAGAACTCATGGGCATAGGGATTAGACCTTGGGTGACCAAGTTTCGAACTAAGGATGGCAAACGATCAATCAAACTATCAACCTTAAGCTTAGACACAGTTCTAAACAAGCTCTATGTCTAGATGAATGTTCATTTACCAACACATTTCAAACATCAAATGTCTTTGGTTGAATAATATGAAAGCAATCATTACTAATAAGTCTAATGGCTATCTTAGCACCTCTAACAACAAATGTCTTTGGCAAAGTGTGCTAAAAGCTTGGAAGAGTTGTCTCAGGCATTTCATCAAACACCTTTTGGGTGGAAAATGCCTAAAGATCAACTTTTGAGAGGCCAACTCAGACGATGCATTATGAATACTCTACTAGCAAGGACTAAGAATGACAAAAACGGTTACGACGAAGTTAACGTCCAAATTCCCGAAGAAGAAAAACGTAGAAAAATTCTTCGACAAATATTTTTTCGAAAATAGATTCTTCTTTACGAAAAAACCTTTGCGGACGAAATGCGAATCATCGGACAAGAGCTCGAGAATGACCGTTACGCAGCGACCAAACGCGTGCTCCGCTCGTTCGCTACGTAGCGACCGAGTTCGAGCCAAAGCTCAGTCGCTACGTAGCGACCAAACGCCCATTCCGCTCGGTCGCTACGTAGCGACCGAGCTCNNNNNNNNNNNNNNNNNNNNNNNNNNNNNNNNNNNNNNNNNNNNNNNNNNNNNNNNNNNNNNNNNNNNNNNNNNNNNNNNNNNNNNNNNNNNNNNNNNNNNNNNNNNNNNNNNNNNNNNNNNNNNNNNNNNNNNNNNNNNNNNNNNNNNNNNNNNNNNNNNNNNNNNNNNNNNNNNNNNNNNNNNNNNNNNNNNNNNNNNNNNNNNNNNNNNNNNNNNNNNNNNNNNNNNNNNNNNNNNNNNNNNNNNNNNNNNNNNNNNNNNNNNNNNNNNNNNNNNNNNNNNNNNNNNNNNNNNNNNNNNNNNNNNNNNNNNNNNNNNNNNNNNNNNNNNNNNNNNNNNNNNNNNNNNNNNNNNNNNNNNNNNNNNNNNNNNNNNNNNNNNNNNNNNNNNNNNNNNNNNNNNNNNNNNNNNNNNNNNNNNNNNNNNNNNNNNNNNNNNNNNNNNNNNNNNNNNNNNNNNNNNNNNNNNNNNNNNNNNNNNNNNNNNNNNNNNNNNNNNNNNNNNNNNNNNNNNAAAAATGGAATATCTCCATTTTTATGCTACGGCGGCTTAAGGGTAGAAGAGGAAAGGCGTAAACCGACCTTGGAGCTAGTATATAAGGGGTCTTAGGCGAGAGGCATAAAAATGACTTTTTCAGAGAAAACTTAGCACTTAGAGCAATTAGGCAACTTTCCGTTTTTGTTATTTCGAGCTGCGACTCAACTAGGTTTTGCAGTCTTAGGTTGTTAGAACTAGGAATCTCGCTGACAGCTCTCGTGGCCAAGGCTGATTCGGAATAAAACTCATTTTGCTCTCTTTTACGATTTCTTATTTCTTTTCGTCTTTANNNNNNNNNNNNNNNNNNNNNNNNNNNNNNNNNNNNNNNNNNNNNNNNNNNNNNNNNNNNNNNNNNNNNNNNNNNNNNNNNNNNNNNNNNNNNNNNNNNNNNNNNNNNNNNNNNNNNNNNNNNNNNNNNNNNNNNNNNNNNNNNNNNNNNNNNNNNNNNNNNNNNNNNNNNNNNNNNNNNNNNNNNNNNNNNNNNNNNNNNNNNNNNNNNNNNNNNNNNNTGGAGGCAGCAGCACTGATCTCCACACTCCCGCAGCGAACGTATCTGCGGCCAACGCCGCGGCGCTCGAGGAGTTCCAAAAGATGTTCGCCACCTACGAAAAAAGGTCGGAAGAACAGGATAAGCTCGTGAGCACCTTGACCAAACAAGTTGAAACTTTAACGGCAAGGACTCGAGCAATCCGTCCCCGTGGAACCACTAAAGTCCGCGGGAAAAGACTCGACTTTGCGACCCCGCTCAACAGGCCAGCAGCCGCCCAGGAACGACCTTCGGGTCAAAACCCTAGCGAGAAGTCTCCCGTCGAAAAGGAAAACTCCAAAAGCCCTCCGCTTCCCGCGAAGGCTTCGGAGGACAACGGAGTCGAGAAAGTTGACCTGGATCCTAGCGATGTCTCCAACAATACTGATGAGGACGCCGAGAGACATCCAAGAAGGACCAGAAGCCGATTCACTCGGGAAAGCTCCTCGTTCGACAAACCAATCACAGAAGAGGAGGAAATCCTCTATTAGAACGAACAGGAAGAGCTGGCTGAAAAACAAACCGAGCTCACTCGCAGTAAACGCCGACAAGCNNNNNNNNNNNNNNNNNNNNNNNNNNNNNNNNNNNNNNNNNNNNNNNNNNNNNNNNNNNNNNNNNNNNNNNNNNNNNNNNNNNNNNNNNNNNNNNNNNNNNNNNNNNNNNNNNNNNNNNNNNNNNNNNNNNNNNNNNNNNNNNNNNNNNNNNNNNNNNNNNNNNNNNNNNNNNNNNNNNNNNNNNNNNNNNNNNNNNNNNNNNNNNNNNNNNNNNNNNNNNNNNNNNNNNNNNNNNNNNNNNNNNNNNNNNNNNNNNNNNNNNNNNNNNNNNNNNNNNNNNNNNNNNNNNNNNNNNNNNNNNNNNNNNNNNNNNNNNNNNNNNNNNNNNNNNNNNNNNNNNNNNNNNNNNNNNNNNNNNNNNNNNNNNNNNNNNNNNNNNNNNNNNNNNNNNNNNNNNNNNNNNNNNNNNNNNNNNNNNNNNNNNNNNNNNNNNNNNNNNNNNNNNNNNNNNNNNNNNNNNNNNNNNNNNNNNNNNNNNNNNNNNNNNNNNNNNNNNNNNNNNNNNNNNNNNNNNNNNNNNNNNNNNNNNNNNNNNNNNNNNNNNNNNNNNNNNNNNNNNNNNNNNNNNNNNNNNNNNNNNNNNNNNNNNNNNNNNNNNNNNNNNNNNNNNNNNNNNNNNNNNNNNNNNNNNNNNNNNNNNNNNNNNNNNNNNNNNNNNNNNNNNNNNNNNNNNNNNNNNNNNNNNNNNNNNNNNNNNNNNNNNNNNNNNNNNNNNNNNNNNNNNNNNNNNNNNNNNNNNNNNNNNNNNNNNNNNNNNNNNNNNNNNNNNNNNNNNNNNNNNNNNNNNNNNNNNNNNNNNNNNNNNNNNNNNNNNNNNNNNNNNNNNNNNNNNNNNNNNNNNNNNNNNNNNNNNNNNNNNNNNNNNNNNNNNNNNNNNNNNNNNNNNNNNNNNNNNNNNNNNNNNNNNNNNNNNNNNNNNNNNNNNNNNNNNNNNNNNNNNNNNNNNNNNNNNNNNNNNNNNNNNNNNNNNNNNNNNNNNNNNNNNNNNNNNNNNNNNNNNNNNNNNNNNNNNNNNNNNNNNNNNNNNNNNNNNNNNNNNNNNNNNNNNNNNNNNNNNNNNNNNNNNNNNNNNNNNNNNNNNNNNNNNNNNNNNNNNNNNNNNNNNNNNNNNNNNNNNNNNNNNNNNNNNNNNNNNNNNNNNNNNNNNNNNNNNNNNNNNNNNNNNNNNNNNNNNNNNNNNNNNNNNNNNNNNNNNNNNNNNNNNNNNNNNNNNNNNNNNNNNNNNNNNNNNNNNNNNNNNNNNNNNNNNNNNNNNNNNNNNNNNNNNNNNNNNNNNNNNNNNNNNNNNNNNNNNNNNNNNNNNNNNNNNNNNNNNNNNNNNNNNNNNNNNNNNNNNNNNNNNNNNNNNNNNNNNNN
Coding sequences within:
- the LOC106344574 gene encoding uncharacterized protein LOC106344574, giving the protein MLMHTTGLMRDHESCLMACGLRRDWYLQYDRGTTMECDWNCTSVPYVQSGGRIGQIYDGPERWREMSKRSREIDGWQDFEIKPALIGLVQRKVFSGLFTEIPMEHIESFEKVCSFTRANGVPPDYIRCMLFPFSLDGKAARWLNSLPTGCLTSWEQSAMNSASKGDFMTQTTNGAFELIEIMATTSANKNEESDCYKKGNNSDTQKIDELTAKVDQLLKKNKSTSSAWSNLRPGRFNRRAIGKLFQLPGTGMQIHGKTLNQYDTVRNHIKRIDVQLAQTTESVKSQQGMLPGKNVMNPRVEHCNAAELRCEKYEGKELEQLSVETVPNAEERIEHSTSSKVTAPDELAETPPVRVYVPKVPYPIPPRHLMDPISAEQLAGFRKMVRRLPQNISFEHAWEIRPLHMFFKICRASQEDIKALFTEALTPSLKVLPKVDDPGKFVYPCSIAGVEFKETLCDSGSSVNLVSKAIVDELGIVDVELSLVTLAFANSSMAVPYGTIRNLHVLVGNYILHTKF